From one Pseudomonas sp. S35 genomic stretch:
- a CDS encoding L-2-amino-thiazoline-4-carboxylic acid hydrolase — protein sequence MSKLEGELGILARRRIEAEIIKPIYEILKREQGKDFAAAVIGEAVGNAAIQAGKHFAALAEQGADLKSFVELQVLWEKDDALKVEIIASDAEHYDYDVKRCRYAEMYTEMGLGEIGHLLSCNRDELFIVGYNPDIELTRTQTIMGGAHHCDFRYRAKPHE from the coding sequence ATGAGCAAACTGGAAGGCGAACTGGGCATTCTCGCCCGGCGGCGTATCGAAGCCGAGATCATCAAACCGATCTACGAGATCCTCAAGCGCGAGCAAGGCAAGGACTTTGCCGCTGCCGTGATCGGCGAGGCCGTGGGCAACGCGGCGATCCAGGCCGGCAAGCATTTTGCCGCGCTGGCAGAGCAGGGCGCCGACCTCAAGAGCTTTGTCGAACTGCAAGTGCTGTGGGAGAAGGATGACGCGCTCAAGGTCGAGATCATCGCCAGCGATGCCGAGCACTATGACTACGACGTCAAACGTTGCCGCTACGCCGAGATGTACACCGAGATGGGCCTGGGTGAAATTGGCCATCTGCTCTCGTGCAACCGTGACGAGCTGTTCATCGTCGGCTACAACCCGGACATCGAATTGACCCGTACCCAGACCATCATGGGCGGGGCGCACCACTGCGACTTCCGTTATCGGGCGAAACCTCATGAGTAA
- a CDS encoding branched-chain amino acid ABC transporter substrate-binding protein: MTTIKNTALIALALSSLASAVAQADQTVLIGLAGPLTGPSARIGKDLENGAQLAIDQANAKHPKIKGEAVTFKLVSEDDQSDPRTAVTVAQRLVDEGVVGVVGHWNTGTSIPAARVYHDAGIAQVAPVATGHAYTQQGFDTSFRIMGHDDDGGQVAGDYALKTLKAQRIAVIDDRTAFGQGLADQFVKSIEAGGAKVVAREYVDDKTIDFSAVLTNIRSQNPDLIFFGGVDAQAAPLARRIKQLGIKAPLMGAGGFVSQTFLQLAQNEGEGVIALEPGLAITQMPGGKAFEQAYKERYKTNIELHAPFAYDGVGVLVAAIEQAGSVDPQKYLPVLRAIRYAGVTGTIAFDAEGNLKQPSFTVYQVKANQWQPVSVAGGN; encoded by the coding sequence ATGACGACTATCAAGAACACCGCATTGATCGCCCTGGCCCTGAGCAGCCTGGCCAGCGCCGTGGCCCAAGCCGACCAGACCGTGCTGATCGGCCTGGCAGGTCCGTTGACCGGCCCTTCGGCACGTATCGGCAAAGACCTGGAGAACGGTGCGCAACTGGCCATCGACCAGGCCAACGCCAAGCACCCGAAGATCAAGGGGGAAGCCGTGACCTTCAAACTGGTTTCCGAAGACGACCAGTCCGACCCGCGCACCGCCGTGACCGTCGCCCAGCGCCTGGTGGATGAGGGCGTGGTCGGCGTGGTCGGGCATTGGAACACCGGCACCAGCATCCCGGCGGCGCGGGTCTACCACGACGCCGGTATCGCCCAGGTCGCACCGGTGGCCACGGGGCACGCCTACACCCAGCAGGGGTTTGACACCAGTTTTCGCATCATGGGCCATGACGACGACGGTGGTCAGGTGGCCGGCGACTACGCGTTGAAGACCCTCAAAGCCCAGCGTATCGCCGTGATCGACGACCGCACCGCCTTCGGCCAGGGCCTGGCGGACCAGTTCGTCAAATCCATCGAAGCCGGCGGCGCCAAGGTGGTGGCCCGCGAATACGTGGACGACAAGACCATCGACTTCAGCGCCGTGCTCACCAATATCCGCAGCCAGAACCCGGACCTGATCTTCTTCGGCGGTGTGGATGCCCAAGCCGCACCGCTGGCGCGGCGCATCAAACAGCTGGGTATCAAGGCACCGTTGATGGGCGCCGGTGGTTTTGTCAGCCAGACCTTCCTGCAACTGGCACAGAACGAAGGCGAAGGCGTGATTGCCTTGGAACCGGGCCTGGCGATTACGCAAATGCCCGGTGGCAAAGCGTTCGAGCAGGCCTATAAAGAACGCTACAAAACCAACATCGAACTGCATGCCCCGTTTGCCTATGACGGCGTCGGTGTACTGGTGGCCGCCATTGAACAGGCGGGTTCAGTCGACCCGCAGAAGTACCTGCCCGTGCTGCGCGCCATCCGCTATGCGGGCGTGACCGGCACCATTGCGTTCGATGCCGAGGGCAACCTGAAGCAGCCGTCGTTCACCGTGTACCAGGTCAAGGCCAATCAATGGCAGCCGGTAAGCGTGGCGGGCGGCAACTAG
- a CDS encoding ABC transporter ATP-binding protein: protein MSEPLLQIDGLQVRYGAIEAVKSLDLHIAEGERVTLIGANGAGKTSSLKALTGLLPVAGGEIRFAGRSVRGQAPDQLLRQGIVMVPEGRGIFARMSVLENLQAGAFLRRDNAQVQREMRQLFEHFPRLQERLQQSAGLLSGGEQQMLALARALLSRPRLLILDEPSMGLAPIMVEKIFQVIDDVCRQGMTLLLVEQNARLALQVTDRAYVMDTGRISLTGASKDLLDDPEVRSAYLGE, encoded by the coding sequence ATGTCTGAACCTCTGTTGCAGATCGACGGTTTGCAGGTGCGCTACGGCGCCATCGAGGCCGTCAAATCCCTGGACCTGCATATCGCTGAAGGCGAGCGCGTCACCCTGATCGGGGCCAACGGCGCCGGCAAGACATCGAGCCTCAAGGCCTTGACCGGCCTGCTCCCGGTGGCTGGCGGCGAGATCCGTTTTGCCGGGCGCTCGGTCCGCGGCCAGGCACCGGACCAATTGCTGCGCCAGGGCATTGTCATGGTGCCGGAAGGGCGCGGCATTTTTGCGCGCATGAGTGTGCTGGAAAACCTCCAGGCCGGCGCCTTTCTGCGCCGCGATAACGCGCAGGTGCAACGTGAAATGCGCCAGCTGTTCGAGCACTTCCCCCGCCTGCAAGAGCGCCTGCAACAGTCCGCCGGCCTGCTCTCGGGCGGCGAACAACAGATGCTCGCCCTGGCCCGCGCGCTGCTGTCGCGCCCGCGCTTGCTGATCCTTGATGAGCCGTCCATGGGCCTGGCGCCGATTATGGTCGAGAAGATTTTCCAAGTGATCGACGACGTGTGCCGCCAGGGCATGACCCTGTTGCTGGTGGAGCAAAACGCACGGCTGGCGTTGCAAGTGACTGACCGGGCCTACGTGATGGACACCGGGCGCATCAGCCTCACCGGCGCTTCCAAGGATTTGCTGGATGACCCCGAGGTGCGCAGTGCCTACCTCGGTGAATGA
- a CDS encoding ABC transporter ATP-binding protein, protein MNAPLLQIDNVNKRFGGVAALTDVSLSIQPGEIYGLIGPNGAGKTTFFNVMTGLYTPDSGRFQLGGCEYQPTSVHQVAQAGIARTFQNIRLFNAMSALENVMVGRHVRTRNGLWAALSQHRRAREEEAQTRAHAHRLLAYVGLAGFASYRADSLSYGHQRRLEIARALATEPRLLALDEPAAGMNASEKVQLRSLLEKIRDDGHTLLLIEHDVKLVMGVCDRISVLDYGQVIAVGPPSQVREHPAVIQAYLGASAHV, encoded by the coding sequence ATGAACGCACCGCTGTTGCAGATCGACAACGTCAACAAGCGTTTCGGTGGCGTGGCTGCGCTGACCGACGTAAGCCTGAGCATTCAGCCCGGCGAGATCTACGGGCTGATCGGCCCGAATGGCGCAGGCAAGACCACCTTCTTCAATGTGATGACCGGCCTCTATACGCCAGACTCCGGGCGCTTTCAGCTCGGTGGCTGCGAGTACCAACCCACCAGCGTGCACCAGGTCGCCCAAGCCGGCATCGCCCGCACGTTCCAGAATATCCGCCTGTTCAACGCCATGAGTGCCCTGGAAAACGTCATGGTCGGGCGCCACGTGCGTACCCGCAATGGCCTGTGGGCGGCCTTGAGCCAACATCGCCGGGCCCGTGAGGAAGAAGCGCAAACCCGCGCCCACGCCCATCGCCTGCTGGCGTATGTGGGCCTGGCCGGCTTTGCCAGCTACCGGGCCGACAGCCTGAGTTACGGCCACCAACGCCGCCTGGAAATCGCCCGTGCCTTGGCCACCGAGCCGCGTCTGTTGGCCCTGGACGAGCCGGCGGCCGGCATGAACGCCAGTGAGAAAGTGCAACTGCGCAGCCTGCTGGAAAAAATCCGTGACGACGGCCACACGCTGTTGTTGATCGAGCATGACGTCAAACTGGTGATGGGCGTGTGCGACCGCATCAGCGTGCTTGATTACGGCCAGGTGATTGCCGTGGGGCCACCTTCGCAGGTGCGCGAGCATCCGGCCGTGATCCAGGCCTACCTGGGAGCCAGTGCCCATGTCTGA
- a CDS encoding ABC transporter ATP-binding protein: MIKSLTSNERASLGLLLFAVALVLAPWIVGHAGGNTWVRTLDFALLYIMLALGLNIVVGYAGLLDMGFIAFYAVGAYLAALLSSPHLLQQFPALLALLPAGIHTSIWLILPLGALLAAGCGVVLGAPTLRLRGDYLAIVTLGFGEIIRILLRNLDRPVNITNGPKGISQVDPVSLFGLNLGRTQELFGLRLPSVYLYYYLFAAVVVLILLACIRLERSRIGRAWVAIREDEQAAQAMGVNTVRLKLLAFAIGAAFGGVSGALFASFQGFVSPESFTLNESIAVLAMVVLGGMGHIPGVILGCVLLAALPEALRASMGPLQQALFGQVLVDPEVIRQLFYGLALILAMLYRPAGLWPKGVAR; encoded by the coding sequence ATGATCAAGTCACTGACGTCCAATGAACGCGCCAGCCTGGGGTTGTTGCTGTTTGCCGTGGCGCTGGTGCTGGCGCCGTGGATCGTCGGGCATGCCGGCGGCAACACCTGGGTGCGCACCCTCGATTTTGCCCTGTTGTACATCATGCTCGCCCTCGGGCTGAACATCGTGGTCGGGTATGCCGGGCTGCTGGACATGGGCTTTATCGCGTTCTACGCGGTGGGTGCCTACCTGGCGGCGTTGCTGTCATCGCCTCATCTGCTGCAACAGTTCCCGGCGCTGCTGGCGCTGTTGCCGGCGGGCATTCACACCTCGATCTGGCTGATCCTGCCGTTGGGCGCCTTGCTGGCGGCGGGGTGCGGCGTGGTATTGGGGGCCCCGACCTTGCGCCTGCGCGGTGATTACCTGGCCATCGTCACCCTGGGGTTTGGCGAGATCATTCGTATCCTGCTGCGCAACCTCGACCGGCCGGTGAACATCACCAACGGCCCCAAAGGCATTTCACAGGTCGACCCGGTCAGCCTGTTTGGCCTGAACCTGGGCCGCACCCAAGAGCTGTTCGGCCTGCGCCTGCCTTCGGTGTACCTCTATTACTACCTGTTCGCCGCGGTGGTGGTGCTGATCCTGTTGGCCTGCATCCGCCTGGAACGTTCGCGTATCGGCCGCGCCTGGGTGGCGATTCGTGAGGACGAACAAGCCGCCCAGGCCATGGGCGTGAATACCGTGCGCCTCAAGTTGCTGGCGTTTGCCATTGGTGCAGCGTTCGGCGGGGTGAGCGGGGCGTTGTTTGCCTCGTTCCAGGGGTTTGTGTCGCCGGAGTCTTTCACCCTCAACGAGTCCATCGCGGTGCTGGCGATGGTCGTGCTGGGCGGCATGGGCCATATCCCCGGCGTGATTCTCGGTTGCGTGCTGCTGGCGGCCTTGCCCGAAGCCTTGCGCGCGAGCATGGGGCCGTTGCAGCAGGCGCTGTTCGGCCAGGTGCTGGTGGACCCGGAAGTCATCCGCCAACTGTTCTACGGCTTGGCATTGATCCTGGCGATGCTGTACCGGCCCGCCGGGTTGTGGCCCAAAGGAGTGGCACGATGA
- a CDS encoding branched-chain amino acid ABC transporter permease produces the protein MDGFIQQLLNGLMTGSLYALVALGYTMVYGILRIINFAHGDVLMIGALVGLSVIRLVQATWPALPPVLVLLCATLVAMAFCAVLAVVIERVAYRRLRHAPRLAPLISGIGVSLLLQTIAMLVWTRNPQMFPQLLPLEPIEVLAGASEHPAITHVTALTTIAIALSVMVALLVLVERTRFGRAMRAVAENPQVASLMGINPNRIIVITFAIGGALAALAGIMMASNYGSAHFYMGFLPGIKAFTAAVLGGIGNLKGAMLGGLLLGLIEALGTGYLGAATHGVFGSNYQDVFAFIVLIAVLVFRPSGLLGERLATRA, from the coding sequence ATGGATGGGTTTATCCAACAACTGCTCAACGGTTTGATGACGGGCAGTCTCTACGCGCTGGTCGCCCTGGGTTACACCATGGTCTACGGCATTTTGCGCATCATCAACTTTGCCCACGGCGATGTGCTGATGATCGGCGCGCTGGTGGGTTTGTCGGTGATTCGCCTGGTGCAGGCGACGTGGCCGGCCTTGCCGCCGGTGTTGGTGTTGCTGTGCGCCACGCTGGTGGCGATGGCGTTTTGTGCGGTGTTGGCGGTGGTGATCGAGCGCGTGGCCTATCGGCGCTTGCGCCACGCCCCGCGCCTGGCGCCGTTGATCAGCGGTATTGGTGTGTCCTTGCTGCTGCAAACCATCGCCATGCTGGTGTGGACCCGCAACCCGCAAATGTTCCCGCAGTTGCTGCCGCTTGAGCCCATTGAAGTGCTGGCCGGTGCCTCCGAGCACCCGGCAATCACCCACGTCACCGCACTCACCACGATTGCCATCGCGCTGTCGGTGATGGTCGCGTTGCTGGTGCTGGTGGAGCGCACCCGCTTTGGTCGTGCCATGCGCGCCGTGGCAGAAAACCCTCAGGTCGCCAGCCTGATGGGGATCAACCCCAACCGCATCATCGTCATCACCTTTGCCATCGGCGGCGCCCTGGCGGCGTTGGCCGGGATCATGATGGCCAGCAACTACGGCAGCGCGCATTTCTACATGGGCTTTTTGCCAGGCATCAAAGCCTTCACCGCAGCGGTGCTGGGCGGCATCGGCAACCTCAAGGGCGCCATGCTCGGCGGCCTGTTGCTGGGGCTGATCGAAGCCCTGGGCACCGGCTACCTGGGCGCGGCCACCCACGGCGTGTTCGGCAGCAACTACCAGGATGTATTCGCCTTTATCGTGCTGATTGCGGTGCTGGTGTTCCGTCCTTCCGGGCTGTTGGGCGAACGTCTGGCGACCCGCGCATGA
- a CDS encoding LysR substrate-binding domain-containing protein, with the protein MNKSEQLANDPPLRAVRTFEAFARHGGVNAAARELDVSASAISHQLHLLEDFLQQPLTLRQGRNLVLTDEGREYYRAIRSAFAVLRSATEHVREKSATRQVTISLIPLFGINLFIPRLATFLKDHPALDINVTYANHRSYPSDAADLSIRFGTGHWPGYHSEPLICGAVTPYCSRAFLAQHGPIDTPEALSQLPLLHDEERGTWGQWFEAAEVDATALNGLLLEDGQLALTATLTGLGCALLREPLVAPHVASGELVKLFDLQVNDGRQYYLCRRANSELSSEGNDLYDWIKRSLIAG; encoded by the coding sequence ATGAATAAATCAGAACAATTAGCCAATGACCCTCCCCTGCGCGCCGTGCGCACCTTCGAAGCCTTTGCGCGCCATGGCGGGGTCAATGCCGCCGCGCGGGAGTTGGACGTGTCCGCCTCGGCCATCAGCCATCAACTGCACTTGCTGGAAGATTTCCTGCAGCAGCCGCTGACCCTGCGCCAGGGCCGCAACCTGGTGCTGACCGATGAAGGCCGCGAGTACTACCGCGCTATCCGCTCGGCTTTCGCCGTGCTGCGCAGCGCCACCGAACACGTGCGCGAGAAAAGCGCCACGCGCCAGGTCACCATCAGCCTGATTCCCTTGTTCGGCATCAATCTGTTTATCCCGCGCCTGGCGACGTTTCTGAAAGATCACCCGGCGCTGGACATCAACGTGACCTACGCCAACCACCGCAGCTACCCCAGCGACGCGGCCGACCTGTCGATTCGCTTCGGCACCGGGCACTGGCCGGGTTATCACAGCGAACCGCTGATCTGCGGTGCAGTAACGCCTTATTGCAGCCGCGCATTCCTGGCACAACACGGCCCCATCGACACCCCCGAGGCCCTGAGCCAACTGCCACTGCTGCACGACGAAGAACGCGGCACCTGGGGCCAATGGTTCGAGGCCGCCGAGGTCGACGCCACCGCCTTGAATGGTTTGCTGCTGGAAGATGGCCAACTGGCGCTCACTGCCACCCTCACCGGCCTCGGCTGCGCACTGTTGCGCGAACCGCTGGTGGCCCCCCATGTGGCCAGTGGTGAGTTGGTGAAGTTGTTCGATCTGCAGGTCAATGATGGCCGCCAGTACTACCTGTGCCGGCGCGCCAACAGTGAATTGTCGAGCGAAGGCAATGACTTGTACGACTGGATCAAGCGCAGCCTGATTGCGGGGTAA
- a CDS encoding ABC transporter substrate-binding protein produces MLNKNNKLRHSISLAAVLALSGLSASAWADAYEDAAKKWIGSEFKPSTLTEAQQLEELKWFIKASQPFRGMKINVVSETLTTHEYESKVLAKAFSEITGIKLTHDLLQEGDVVEKLQTQMQSDKNIYDGWVNDSDLIGTHFRYGKTESITDLMANEGKDFTSPTLDLKDFIGLSFTTAPDGKIYQLPDQQFANLYWFRADWFERPELKAKFKEKYGYDLGVPVNWSAYEDIAKFFSEDVKEIDGKRVYGHMDYGKKDPSLGWRFTDAWFSMAGGGDKGLPNGLPVDEWGIRVEDCHPVGSSVTRGGDTNGPAAVFATQKYVDWMKAYAPPEAAGMTFSESGPVPSQGNIAQQIFWYTAFTADMVKPGLPVVNADGTPKWRMAPSPVGPYWEKGMKKGYQDVGSWTFLKSTPEKQKLAAWLYAQFVTSKTVSLKKTIVGLTPIRESDINSQAMTDMAPKLGGLVEFYRSPARTEWSPTGTNVPDYPRLAQLWWSNIASAASGEKTPQQALDNLAKEQDAIMTRLERSKVQPVCGPKMNPERDAQYWFDQSGAPKPKLANEKPKGETVGYSDLLKSWEAARK; encoded by the coding sequence ATGTTGAATAAGAACAATAAGCTGCGACATAGCATTTCATTGGCCGCCGTACTGGCCCTGAGCGGTTTGAGCGCTTCGGCCTGGGCCGATGCGTATGAAGATGCCGCGAAGAAATGGATCGGCAGCGAGTTCAAACCGTCCACCCTCACCGAAGCCCAGCAGCTCGAAGAGTTGAAGTGGTTTATCAAGGCGTCGCAACCGTTCCGTGGGATGAAGATCAACGTGGTGTCGGAAACCCTAACCACCCACGAGTACGAATCCAAGGTCCTGGCCAAGGCGTTCAGTGAGATCACCGGGATCAAGCTGACCCACGACTTGCTGCAAGAAGGCGACGTGGTGGAGAAGCTGCAAACCCAGATGCAGTCCGACAAAAACATCTATGACGGCTGGGTCAACGACTCGGACTTGATCGGTACGCACTTTCGCTACGGCAAGACCGAATCCATCACCGACCTGATGGCCAACGAGGGCAAGGACTTCACCTCGCCGACTCTGGACCTCAAGGACTTTATCGGCCTGTCCTTCACCACCGCACCGGACGGCAAGATCTATCAGTTGCCCGACCAGCAATTTGCCAACCTCTACTGGTTCCGCGCCGACTGGTTCGAGCGTCCGGAGCTGAAAGCCAAGTTCAAGGAAAAATACGGCTACGACCTCGGCGTACCGGTGAACTGGTCGGCCTATGAAGACATCGCCAAATTCTTCAGCGAAGACGTCAAGGAAATCGACGGCAAGCGCGTCTATGGCCACATGGACTACGGCAAGAAAGACCCGTCCCTGGGCTGGCGCTTCACCGATGCCTGGTTCTCCATGGCCGGCGGTGGCGACAAAGGCTTGCCCAACGGTTTGCCGGTGGACGAGTGGGGGATTCGCGTAGAGGACTGCCACCCGGTGGGCTCCAGCGTGACCCGTGGCGGCGATACCAACGGCCCTGCCGCTGTGTTTGCCACGCAAAAATACGTCGACTGGATGAAAGCCTACGCGCCACCGGAAGCGGCGGGCATGACCTTCTCCGAGTCTGGCCCGGTGCCGTCCCAAGGCAACATCGCCCAGCAGATCTTCTGGTACACCGCCTTCACCGCCGATATGGTCAAGCCAGGCCTGCCGGTGGTGAACGCCGACGGCACGCCGAAATGGCGCATGGCGCCGTCGCCTGTCGGGCCTTACTGGGAAAAGGGCATGAAGAAGGGGTATCAGGACGTAGGCTCCTGGACCTTCCTCAAGTCGACGCCTGAGAAGCAAAAACTCGCGGCTTGGCTGTACGCGCAGTTCGTGACGTCTAAAACCGTTTCGCTGAAGAAAACCATCGTCGGGCTGACGCCAATTCGTGAGTCCGACATCAACTCACAAGCCATGACCGACATGGCCCCGAAACTGGGTGGCTTGGTGGAGTTCTACCGCAGCCCGGCACGGACCGAATGGTCGCCGACCGGTACCAACGTGCCGGACTACCCACGCCTGGCGCAACTGTGGTGGAGCAACATCGCCTCGGCCGCCAGCGGCGAGAAAACCCCGCAACAGGCGCTGGACAACCTGGCCAAGGAACAGGATGCGATCATGACGCGCCTGGAACGTTCCAAGGTGCAACCGGTGTGCGGCCCGAAAATGAACCCCGAGCGTGACGCGCAATACTGGTTCGACCAGTCAGGTGCACCGAAGCCGAAACTGGCGAACGAGAAGCCCAAAGGTGAGACCGTGGGCTACAGCGACCTGCTCAAGTCGTGGGAGGCGGCGCGTAAGTAG
- a CDS encoding DUF2160 domain-containing protein produces the protein MEWMAWTTPTALFFGGIALILAGMTTWELRSPSIPRRGLLPISTTRGDRLFIGLLGSAYLHLLVIGVTDWSIWVASALSLVWLLSVMRWG, from the coding sequence ATGGAATGGATGGCCTGGACCACCCCCACAGCACTGTTCTTTGGCGGCATCGCGCTGATCCTGGCGGGCATGACCACCTGGGAGCTGCGTTCGCCGAGTATCCCTCGGCGCGGTTTGTTACCGATCAGCACCACCCGTGGTGATCGTTTGTTTATCGGTCTTCTCGGCAGCGCTTACCTGCATTTGCTGGTAATCGGCGTTACCGACTGGAGCATCTGGGTGGCGTCCGCGCTCTCCCTGGTATGGCTGTTGAGTGTGATGCGTTGGGGCTAG
- a CDS encoding carbohydrate ABC transporter permease, translating to MSKRLTFMKKVIPLLIYILFLLVPIYWLLNMSFKSNTEILGGLTLFPQDFTLANYKVIFTDPSWYTGYLNSLYYVSLNTVISLSVALPAAYAFSRYRFLGDKHLFFWLLTNRMAPPAVFLLPFFQLYSSIGLFDTHIAVALAHCLFNVPLAVWILEGFMSGVPKEIDETAYIDGYSFPKFFVKIFIPLIGSGIGVTAFFCFMFSWVELLLARTLTSVNAKPIAAVMTRTVSASGIDWGVLAAAGVLTILPGMLVIWFVRNHVAKGFALGRV from the coding sequence TAAGCGTCTTACGTTTATGAAGAAAGTGATCCCGCTCCTCATCTACATCCTGTTCCTGCTGGTGCCGATCTACTGGCTGCTGAACATGTCCTTCAAGAGCAATACTGAAATCCTCGGCGGGCTGACGTTGTTTCCCCAGGATTTCACCCTGGCCAACTACAAGGTGATCTTCACCGACCCGAGTTGGTACACCGGCTACCTCAACTCGCTGTATTACGTGAGCCTGAACACGGTGATTTCCCTGAGCGTGGCGCTGCCGGCAGCCTATGCCTTCTCGCGCTATCGTTTCCTCGGCGACAAGCACCTGTTCTTCTGGTTGCTGACCAACCGCATGGCGCCGCCGGCGGTGTTTTTGCTGCCGTTTTTCCAGCTGTATTCGTCCATCGGTTTGTTCGACACGCATATCGCGGTGGCCCTGGCCCACTGCCTGTTCAACGTGCCGCTGGCGGTGTGGATCCTCGAAGGCTTCATGTCTGGTGTGCCCAAGGAGATCGACGAAACCGCCTACATCGACGGCTACTCGTTTCCGAAGTTTTTCGTGAAGATTTTTATCCCGTTGATTGGCTCCGGCATCGGTGTGACTGCGTTTTTCTGCTTTATGTTTTCCTGGGTCGAACTGCTGCTGGCGCGCACCCTGACCTCGGTCAACGCCAAGCCGATCGCAGCGGTGATGACGCGCACGGTGTCGGCGTCGGGCATCGATTGGGGCGTGCTGGCAGCGGCGGGGGTGTTGACCATCCTGCCGGGCATGCTGGTGATCTGGTTTGTTCGCAACCACGTGGCCAAGGGCTTTGCCCTGGGCCGGGTCTGA